The Nocardia arthritidis genome has a window encoding:
- a CDS encoding ABC transporter permease, with protein MTFLRDTRLIFWSQLRSNLRNPVWVLIGLSQPLLYLVLFGPLVKGIAPGLGSGVDPWQLLTPALVIQTGLFSTIYVGFAIVGELRAGVVERQRVTPASRGALLFGRVLKDMTVLFTQALVLVGLAMAAFGVRPDPLGLVASILLISVMGAGLASASYALGLWARAEDTLASILNSFSVPLMLLSGILLPLNVGPTWLRDIGKANPFSHTVDAARALFRGDFGASEVYLGTGLTIAVALLLMVLGGRSFARENA; from the coding sequence ATGACGTTTCTACGGGATACCCGGCTGATCTTCTGGTCGCAGTTGCGGTCGAACCTGCGCAATCCGGTATGGGTGCTGATCGGGCTCTCCCAGCCGCTGCTCTACCTGGTGTTGTTCGGTCCACTGGTGAAGGGGATAGCGCCCGGACTCGGGTCCGGCGTCGATCCGTGGCAGCTGTTGACGCCCGCGCTGGTCATCCAGACCGGGCTGTTCTCTACGATCTATGTCGGCTTCGCGATCGTGGGGGAACTGCGCGCGGGTGTCGTCGAGCGGCAGCGGGTTACGCCCGCGAGCCGGGGTGCGCTGTTGTTCGGGCGGGTGTTGAAGGATATGACGGTGCTGTTCACGCAGGCGTTGGTGCTGGTCGGACTCGCGATGGCGGCGTTCGGGGTGCGGCCGGATCCACTCGGGCTGGTGGCCTCGATCCTGCTCATTTCGGTCATGGGTGCGGGGCTCGCATCGGCCTCGTATGCCCTTGGGCTGTGGGCGCGTGCGGAGGACACCCTTGCCTCGATCCTGAACTCCTTCTCGGTGCCGCTGATGCTGCTGTCCGGAATCCTGTTGCCGCTCAACGTGGGACCTACTTGGCTGCGGGACATCGGCAAGGCAAATCCGTTCTCGCACACCGTAGACGCGGCGCGGGCGCTGTTCCGCGGCGACTTCGGGGCGAGTGAGGTGTATCTGGGTACCGGGCTCACCATCGCGGTGGCGTTGCTGCTGATGGTGCTGGGCGGGCGCAGCTTCGCTCGCGAGAATGCTTGA
- a CDS encoding lysophospholipid acyltransferase family protein: protein MVFDAPPAQATHAWMPSSPCGPGCIEAIDQVGTARVAVRLVRIVGLLVSFPVAHVLTPPRWRTGLQRRYAGMLLRSLGIRLRVIDNRTDRADSGALVVIGHIGWTDIVALSAVRPLGFVARADMVEWPLIGGLAKLLRVIPIEREKLRELPGVVAELGARLAAGEQVAAFPEGTTWCGRAYGTMRPALFQAAIDAGVPVQPVRLRYLDRHGVQTTVPGFVGVDTFATSAGRVLRSRGMVVEIALEPLELPGEDRRELARRVQRAVHGVEPIRRDQHGYGWIEATATKVRDPESVAVAEPAVRRPRRRLLPGRRVRGGEHAALS from the coding sequence ATGGTATTCGACGCGCCACCGGCCCAGGCGACCCATGCGTGGATGCCGTCGAGCCCGTGCGGGCCCGGCTGTATCGAGGCCATCGATCAGGTCGGTACCGCCCGGGTCGCGGTCCGCCTTGTGCGAATCGTCGGACTGTTGGTCAGCTTTCCGGTGGCGCACGTGCTGACGCCGCCGCGGTGGCGGACCGGGCTGCAGCGCCGGTATGCGGGAATGTTGTTGCGCAGCCTCGGAATTCGTTTGCGCGTCATCGACAACCGAACGGACCGTGCGGATTCCGGTGCGCTCGTGGTGATCGGACATATCGGGTGGACCGATATCGTCGCGCTGTCCGCGGTGCGGCCGCTCGGCTTCGTGGCGCGGGCCGACATGGTGGAGTGGCCGCTGATCGGCGGGCTGGCGAAGCTGCTGCGGGTGATCCCGATCGAACGGGAGAAGTTGCGCGAATTGCCCGGCGTCGTCGCCGAACTCGGCGCGCGGCTGGCGGCGGGCGAGCAGGTCGCGGCATTCCCGGAGGGCACCACCTGGTGCGGCCGGGCGTACGGCACCATGCGGCCCGCGCTCTTCCAGGCGGCCATCGATGCCGGGGTGCCGGTGCAGCCGGTGCGATTGCGCTATCTGGACCGGCACGGCGTGCAGACGACGGTGCCGGGATTCGTCGGCGTCGACACCTTCGCGACCTCGGCGGGCCGGGTGCTGCGATCCCGCGGGATGGTCGTCGAGATCGCGCTGGAGCCGTTGGAGCTACCGGGCGAGGATCGGCGTGAGCTGGCCCGCCGCGTTCAGCGTGCGGTGCACGGCGTCGAGCCGATCCGCCGCGATCAGCATGGCTACGGCTGGATCGAGGCGACGGCCACCAAGGTTCGGGATCCGGAATCCGTCGCGGTGGCGGAGCCCGCGGTGCGCAGGCCGCGCCGCCGACTACTACCGGGCAGGCGGGTTCGCGGCGGGGAGCACGCCGCCCTCTCCTGA
- a CDS encoding bifunctional 3'-5' exonuclease/DNA polymerase, with protein sequence MTETDDGGARLCPLDRDGRPAGPVVREPSLAAAVRSRPEVERWVWRSTAEIYRRLLAAGVRVERCYDVEAAEALLIGHEEGQSGQARSLAAAWARLHKLPVPPDAPVRVAETQPSLFESGPVPLPPGTDEFTALLEVYAGQLARTERAENPERMRLLLAAESAGMLVATELSRTGIPWRADVHRELLDRLLGERFPGGEPRRMAELADEVSRAFGTRVRPDLPNDIIKAFARAGISLSSTRKWELRRIDHPAVEPLLAYKTLYRLYTSNGWSWLEQWVHDGRFRPEYLPGGTVSGRWTTNGGGALQIPKVIRQAIRADPGWRLVVADAAQMEPRVLAAISRDPGLMELAGRGEDLYADLAARVFGGDRAQAKLALLGAIYGQTSGDARAHMAELRRRYPAAVAYVDDAARAGEEGRLVRTWLGRTCPPLHATLDEMDQFQEDGAGYGSTAAARARGRFTRNFVVQGSAADWALLMLAGLRHALTSAGLRAEMVFFQHDEVIVHCPEQEAAAVADAIASAADTAGRIVFGPTPVRFPFTTAVVECYWDAK encoded by the coding sequence TTGACGGAAACAGACGACGGAGGGGCGCGGCTATGCCCACTCGATCGGGACGGCCGTCCCGCGGGACCGGTGGTCCGCGAACCGTCGCTCGCCGCCGCGGTGCGTTCGCGTCCCGAGGTCGAGCGGTGGGTCTGGCGCTCGACCGCCGAGATCTACCGGCGGCTGCTCGCGGCCGGCGTTCGGGTCGAACGGTGCTATGACGTCGAGGCCGCGGAGGCCCTGCTGATCGGCCATGAGGAGGGTCAGTCGGGCCAGGCCCGCTCGCTGGCGGCGGCGTGGGCGCGGCTGCACAAGCTGCCCGTCCCGCCGGACGCACCCGTGCGGGTCGCGGAAACCCAGCCGTCGCTGTTCGAGTCCGGTCCGGTGCCGCTGCCGCCCGGCACGGACGAGTTCACCGCGCTGCTGGAGGTGTACGCCGGACAGCTCGCCCGTACCGAGCGGGCCGAAAATCCCGAGCGGATGCGGCTGCTGCTGGCCGCCGAATCGGCGGGCATGCTGGTGGCGACGGAACTGTCGAGGACCGGAATCCCTTGGCGCGCGGACGTTCACCGGGAATTGCTCGATCGTCTGCTCGGAGAGCGTTTTCCGGGCGGGGAGCCGAGACGGATGGCGGAGCTGGCCGACGAGGTGTCGCGCGCCTTCGGGACGCGGGTTCGGCCGGATCTGCCCAACGACATCATCAAAGCTTTTGCCCGAGCCGGTATTTCGCTGTCGTCCACCCGAAAGTGGGAGCTGCGGCGGATCGATCATCCCGCGGTGGAGCCGCTGCTCGCCTACAAAACGCTCTACCGCCTGTACACCAGCAACGGCTGGTCCTGGCTGGAGCAGTGGGTGCACGACGGCCGCTTCCGTCCCGAATATCTGCCCGGTGGAACGGTTTCCGGACGTTGGACCACCAATGGCGGTGGGGCACTGCAGATCCCGAAGGTGATCCGGCAGGCGATCCGCGCCGATCCGGGTTGGCGGCTGGTGGTCGCCGATGCCGCTCAGATGGAGCCGAGGGTGCTCGCCGCGATTTCCCGCGACCCCGGCCTGATGGAGCTGGCCGGACGCGGCGAGGATCTCTACGCGGACCTGGCCGCCCGCGTCTTCGGCGGTGACCGCGCGCAGGCCAAACTCGCGCTGCTGGGCGCGATTTACGGCCAGACCTCCGGCGATGCCCGCGCTCATATGGCCGAACTCCGGCGGCGGTATCCGGCCGCGGTGGCATATGTCGACGACGCGGCGCGCGCGGGCGAGGAGGGTCGCCTGGTGCGCACCTGGTTGGGCCGCACCTGTCCGCCGCTGCATGCCACGCTCGACGAGATGGACCAATTCCAGGAGGACGGCGCCGGATACGGCAGCACCGCGGCGGCGCGCGCCCGCGGGCGCTTCACCCGCAATTTCGTGGTGCAGGGCAGTGCCGCCGATTGGGCCCTGCTGATGCTCGCCGGCCTGCGGCACGCGCTGACGAGTGCGGGACTGCGCGCCGAAATGGTCTTCTTCCAACACGACGAGGTGATCGTGCACTGCCCGGAGCAGGAGGCCGCCGCGGTCGCCGATGCGATCGCGTCCGCCGCCGACACCGCGGGCCGGATCGTCTTCGGCCCGACACCGGTGCGCTTCCCGTTCACCACCGCGGTGGTCGAATGTTATTGGGACGCGAAATAA
- a CDS encoding NAD(P)/FAD-dependent oxidoreductase, whose product MQYVDAGIETAEVVIVGSGFGGLAAAKQLAKSGINYVLISSTPEHLFQPLLYQVATGVLASGEIAPPIAAVLRRHKEADVRLGKVTALDADRAILTYETAEGPRRIRYGSLIAATGASQSYFGRDDFADKTFSLKTIDDAKLLRAQIERVFAEAKDADPATRERLLSFVVVGAGATGVEVAGQLKELAKRHYHQEISVTLVEGAGEVLPPFGGGLSEYAKKSLTRSGVEVLLGTFVTDIEPGKVTVKGKDGVERGVAAETIVWSAGVQAGGFAKVLAEATGVETDRAGRLLINQDLTVGGHADIFAIGDMTSLNGYPGQSPVAMQEGRHAADIIRRKKQPGTPFKYWDKGSMAVISRFSAVTKLNEHITFRGVIAWFMWLAVHLFYLVGFRNRFAAVASWLVAFIGTGRPGFAEAHKAAEVVQLPDRRAA is encoded by the coding sequence ATGCAGTACGTGGACGCGGGAATCGAAACCGCGGAAGTGGTCATCGTCGGATCGGGCTTCGGCGGTCTCGCCGCCGCCAAGCAGTTGGCCAAGTCGGGAATCAACTACGTGCTGATTTCCAGCACGCCTGAACACCTTTTCCAGCCGCTGTTGTACCAGGTTGCGACGGGTGTGCTGGCCTCGGGGGAGATCGCCCCGCCCATCGCCGCGGTGCTGCGGCGGCACAAGGAGGCCGATGTCCGGCTCGGCAAGGTCACCGCGCTCGACGCGGACCGCGCCATCCTGACCTACGAGACCGCCGAGGGCCCGCGCCGCATCCGCTACGGTTCGCTGATCGCCGCCACCGGCGCCAGCCAGTCGTACTTCGGCCGCGACGATTTCGCCGACAAGACGTTCTCGCTCAAGACCATCGATGACGCGAAACTGCTGCGCGCCCAGATCGAGCGCGTCTTCGCCGAGGCGAAGGACGCCGATCCGGCCACTCGCGAACGGCTGCTCAGCTTCGTGGTCGTCGGCGCGGGCGCGACCGGTGTCGAGGTCGCGGGTCAGCTGAAGGAACTCGCGAAAAGGCACTACCACCAAGAGATTTCGGTCACGCTGGTGGAGGGCGCCGGTGAGGTGCTGCCCCCGTTCGGCGGCGGGCTCTCGGAGTACGCGAAGAAGTCGTTGACCCGCAGCGGCGTCGAGGTGCTGCTCGGCACATTCGTCACCGATATCGAACCGGGCAAGGTCACCGTCAAGGGCAAGGACGGCGTCGAACGCGGCGTCGCCGCCGAGACCATCGTCTGGTCGGCCGGCGTGCAGGCGGGCGGTTTCGCGAAGGTCCTCGCCGAGGCCACCGGCGTCGAAACCGACCGTGCCGGAAGGCTTCTGATCAACCAGGACCTCACCGTCGGCGGCCACGCCGATATCTTCGCCATCGGCGATATGACCTCGCTGAACGGCTACCCGGGCCAGTCGCCGGTCGCCATGCAGGAGGGCCGCCACGCGGCCGACATCATCCGCCGCAAGAAGCAGCCGGGCACCCCGTTCAAGTACTGGGACAAGGGCAGCATGGCGGTGATCAGCCGGTTCAGCGCGGTGACCAAGCTGAACGAGCACATCACCTTCCGTGGCGTCATCGCCTGGTTCATGTGGCTCGCGGTGCACCTGTTCTACCTCGTCGGCTTCCGGAATCGCTTTGCGGCCGTTGCCTCCTGGCTCGTCGCGTTCATCGGTACCGGGCGGCCGGGTTTCGCCGAGGCGCACAAGGCGGCCGAGGTGGTTCAATTGCCCGATCGACGAGCTGCCTGA
- a CDS encoding GNAT family N-acetyltransferase: MTASRSDTLTGAGGPISSVATFPARPADSGVERSRYSLVVSSDAEHREAAQRLRYQVFANEPGFHIPDNGTGLDADRFDDHCDHLLVRDDLTEQFVGCYRMLPPDKVTAAGGYYTATEFDLAQLDPVGQRIVEMGRACVVPDHRNGSVVTLMWAGILHYIQLTGYDWVMGCASVPMQDAPVDPPGANVRGVRDMLLGKHGCDPERRVRPYCPVVVDGKTLDELTPPSRPKLPPLLRGYLRLGAEICGEPAHDPDFAVADFVVLLGLDTINRRYLERLQGAAATFDGR, translated from the coding sequence ATGACAGCATCGCGTAGCGATACGTTGACGGGTGCCGGTGGACCGATTTCGTCCGTGGCGACGTTCCCGGCTCGACCGGCGGACTCCGGGGTGGAACGGTCCCGCTACTCGCTCGTCGTCTCGTCCGACGCCGAACATCGCGAGGCCGCCCAGCGGTTGCGCTACCAGGTGTTCGCCAACGAACCGGGCTTCCACATCCCCGACAACGGCACGGGGCTGGACGCGGACCGGTTCGACGACCACTGCGACCACCTGCTGGTGCGCGACGATCTGACCGAACAATTCGTCGGCTGCTACCGAATGTTGCCGCCGGACAAGGTGACCGCGGCGGGCGGCTACTACACGGCGACGGAATTCGATCTGGCCCAACTGGATCCGGTCGGTCAGCGGATCGTCGAGATGGGCCGGGCCTGCGTGGTGCCCGATCACCGCAACGGTTCGGTGGTGACGCTCATGTGGGCGGGCATCCTGCACTACATCCAGCTCACCGGATACGACTGGGTGATGGGCTGCGCATCGGTGCCGATGCAGGACGCACCGGTGGATCCGCCCGGCGCGAACGTGCGCGGCGTGCGCGACATGCTGCTCGGCAAGCATGGCTGCGATCCGGAGCGGCGGGTGCGGCCGTACTGCCCGGTGGTCGTCGACGGGAAGACGCTCGATGAGCTGACCCCGCCGTCGCGGCCCAAGCTGCCGCCGCTGCTGCGCGGCTATCTGCGCCTCGGCGCCGAGATCTGCGGTGAGCCCGCACATGATCCGGATTTCGCGGTCGCCGATTTCGTCGTGCTGCTCGGCCTGGACACCATCAACCGGCGGTATCTCGAGCGGCTACAGGGTGCGGCCGCCACCTTCGACGGGCGGTGA
- a CDS encoding transcriptional regulator, whose translation MTVARFDELIHPSTRLSLVATLAAADWAEFAYLKDRLSLSDSALSKQLATLEEAGYVATERRLDGTRRKVRARLTDAGRAAFDGHIAALQEIVAGARPERT comes from the coding sequence ATGACGGTCGCGCGATTCGACGAGCTGATCCACCCGAGCACTCGGCTCTCGCTGGTGGCGACGCTCGCGGCGGCGGACTGGGCCGAATTCGCCTATCTGAAGGATCGGCTGAGCCTGTCCGATTCGGCGCTGTCCAAGCAGCTGGCGACCTTGGAAGAGGCCGGATACGTCGCGACGGAACGCCGCCTGGACGGCACGCGCAGGAAGGTCCGCGCCCGGCTCACCGACGCCGGGCGCGCGGCCTTCGACGGGCATATCGCGGCTCTTCAGGAAATAGTCGCCGGCGCCCGGCCCGAGCGCACCTGA
- a CDS encoding LysR family transcriptional regulator codes for MELRQLTYFVAVCEELSFSGAATRCFISQSAISHQISRLERDLGVQLFERSTRSVVPTDATTRLLPLAKQMLSLESAIRAAVRTSGPRVRLAANMSFATRSLSAIASTRAEHPGAEIEFVIKPFRQRIAAVADGDCDLALIRGSVDQPGLTVRQLWVEDLVIVTAPGHPLSAGDGVTLADLSRYPLLLPPEQEQVLLHTIIRQAFADQASGPTYGPPIPPDHTASMELINRPDAWTVLYAESSTEGLVALRLADHRLRIPVSAVLRSDIRRSPILETLLAALERH; via the coding sequence GTGGAACTTCGCCAGCTCACGTACTTCGTCGCGGTGTGTGAGGAGCTCAGCTTCAGCGGTGCGGCGACGAGGTGTTTTATCTCACAGTCGGCGATCAGCCATCAGATCTCCCGGCTGGAGCGCGATCTTGGTGTGCAGCTGTTCGAGCGCTCGACAAGATCGGTGGTACCCACCGACGCGACCACGCGGCTACTTCCCCTTGCGAAACAGATGCTCAGCCTGGAGTCCGCCATCCGCGCGGCCGTGCGCACCTCGGGTCCCCGGGTGCGGCTGGCCGCCAACATGTCCTTCGCGACCCGGTCGCTGTCGGCCATCGCGAGCACCCGCGCCGAGCACCCGGGCGCGGAGATCGAATTCGTGATCAAACCCTTCCGTCAGCGCATCGCCGCGGTGGCCGACGGCGACTGCGATCTCGCGCTCATCCGCGGCAGCGTCGACCAGCCCGGTCTCACGGTGCGCCAGCTCTGGGTCGAGGATCTGGTGATCGTCACCGCGCCGGGCCATCCGCTGTCCGCGGGCGACGGCGTGACGCTCGCCGACCTCAGCCGCTACCCGCTGCTGCTGCCGCCGGAACAGGAACAGGTGTTGCTGCACACCATCATTCGGCAGGCCTTCGCCGATCAGGCCAGCGGCCCGACCTACGGCCCGCCGATCCCGCCCGATCACACCGCGTCGATGGAATTGATCAACCGCCCCGACGCGTGGACGGTGCTCTACGCCGAGAGTTCGACCGAGGGCCTGGTGGCATTGCGGCTGGCCGACCACCGCTTGCGCATCCCGGTTTCGGCGGTGCTGCGCAGCGACATTCGCCGCTCACCGATTCTGGAAACACTACTTGCCGCACTCGAAAGACACTGA
- the mnmA gene encoding tRNA 2-thiouridine(34) synthase MnmA, with the protein MRVLAAMSGGVDSAVAAARAVDAGHEVVGVHLALSATPGTLRTGSRGCCSKEDAGDARRAADVLGIPFYVWDFADRFKEDVIDDFVAAYAAGETPNPCLRCNEKIKFSALADRAVALGFDAVVTGHYARLDDGVLRRAVDADKDQSYVLAVLTAEQLSRAMFPVGDTPKPQIRAEAAERGLAVANKPDSHDICFIPSGDTRAFLGAKIGIRPGAVVDADGTELAKHEGVHGFTIGQRKGLGLPGPAADGKPRYVTGIDPDSGTVRVGSAEDLRVWTVDAAQAIWTSGVAPDGPIECVAQVRAHGGTAPAVAEAVGDGMLVRLREPLTGVARGQAVVVYRQDPLGDEVIGSGTITGTGKDRAELDTIGSRDRNR; encoded by the coding sequence ATGCGGGTACTCGCCGCGATGAGCGGTGGGGTCGATTCGGCGGTCGCGGCCGCGCGCGCCGTCGACGCGGGTCATGAGGTGGTCGGCGTGCACCTGGCGCTGTCGGCGACACCGGGCACCCTGCGCACGGGTTCGCGCGGGTGCTGTTCGAAGGAGGACGCCGGCGATGCCCGGCGGGCCGCCGACGTACTCGGAATCCCGTTCTACGTATGGGATTTCGCGGACCGCTTCAAGGAAGACGTGATCGACGATTTCGTCGCGGCCTACGCGGCGGGTGAGACGCCGAACCCGTGCCTGCGCTGCAACGAGAAGATCAAGTTCTCGGCGCTGGCCGACCGGGCGGTCGCGCTCGGCTTCGACGCCGTCGTCACCGGGCACTACGCGCGGCTCGACGACGGTGTGCTGCGGCGCGCGGTCGACGCCGACAAGGATCAGTCGTACGTGCTCGCGGTGCTCACCGCTGAGCAGCTGTCCCGCGCCATGTTCCCGGTGGGCGACACCCCCAAGCCGCAGATCCGCGCGGAGGCCGCCGAACGCGGTCTCGCGGTGGCGAACAAGCCGGACAGCCACGACATCTGCTTCATTCCGTCCGGCGACACCCGTGCCTTCCTCGGCGCGAAGATCGGCATCCGGCCGGGCGCCGTCGTCGATGCCGACGGCACCGAATTGGCGAAACACGAAGGCGTGCACGGGTTTACCATCGGTCAGCGCAAGGGGCTCGGCCTGCCGGGGCCCGCCGCCGACGGGAAACCGCGCTATGTCACCGGGATCGATCCCGACTCCGGCACGGTGCGGGTCGGCTCGGCCGAAGACCTGCGGGTGTGGACGGTCGATGCGGCACAGGCGATTTGGACCTCGGGCGTGGCGCCGGACGGTCCGATCGAATGCGTCGCGCAGGTGCGCGCGCACGGCGGCACCGCCCCCGCGGTGGCCGAGGCGGTCGGCGACGGCATGCTGGTGCGGTTGCGTGAGCCGCTCACCGGTGTCGCACGCGGTCAGGCGGTCGTGGTGTATCGCCAGGATCCGTTGGGCGACGAGGTGATCGGCAGCGGCACCATCACCGGCACCGGCAAGGACCGCGCCGAGTTGGACACGATCGGCAGCCGTGACCGAAATCGGTAG
- a CDS encoding cysteine desulfurase family protein: MKSGFSGPVSGAAPKMVYLDHAATTPMLPAAVEAMTAALMRTGNASSLHGSGRAARRSLEEARESIAADLGARPSEVIFTSGGTESDNLAVKGIYWARRDADPHRTRIIASSIEHHAVLDAVEWLERHEGAQVTWLPVDAEGVVAPRVLRAALAEYPGEVALVTVMWANNEVGTIQPISELAAVAREFDVPMHSDAIQAAAQLPIDFAASGLSAASIAGHKLGGPHGAGVLLLGREVPCVPLLHGGGHERDLRSGTSDTAAAVGLATALHQTATELPTYAARLRTLRDELIEGVLAAIPDAVLNGPRDERRLPGNAHFTFPGCEGDSLLMLLDAAGIECSTGSACNAGVATPSHVLIAMGVPAWQARGSLRFSLGHTTTRADTDALLRVLPQVVERAMAAGLAGAKGGV; this comes from the coding sequence ATGAAGTCGGGTTTTTCGGGTCCGGTCAGCGGTGCTGCACCCAAGATGGTCTACCTCGATCATGCGGCGACCACTCCCATGCTGCCCGCCGCGGTCGAGGCGATGACGGCCGCGCTGATGCGCACCGGTAACGCGTCCTCGCTGCACGGGTCGGGGCGCGCGGCGCGCCGGTCGCTGGAGGAGGCGCGCGAATCCATCGCCGCCGATCTGGGCGCCAGGCCCTCGGAGGTCATCTTCACCTCCGGCGGCACCGAGAGCGACAACTTGGCGGTGAAGGGCATCTATTGGGCGCGACGCGACGCCGATCCCCACCGCACCCGGATCATCGCGAGCTCGATAGAGCATCACGCGGTGCTCGACGCCGTGGAATGGCTGGAGCGTCACGAGGGCGCGCAGGTCACCTGGCTACCGGTCGACGCGGAGGGTGTCGTCGCGCCGCGGGTGCTGCGCGCCGCGCTGGCCGAATACCCGGGCGAGGTGGCGCTCGTCACCGTCATGTGGGCCAACAACGAGGTCGGCACGATTCAGCCGATCAGTGAATTGGCTGCGGTCGCACGGGAATTCGATGTGCCGATGCACAGCGACGCGATACAGGCCGCGGCCCAGCTGCCGATCGATTTCGCGGCGAGCGGACTTTCGGCCGCCAGCATCGCGGGTCACAAGCTCGGCGGGCCGCACGGCGCGGGCGTGCTGCTGCTCGGCCGCGAGGTGCCGTGTGTGCCGCTGCTGCACGGCGGCGGGCACGAACGGGATCTGCGATCGGGCACCTCCGACACCGCGGCGGCCGTCGGACTCGCCACCGCGCTGCACCAGACGGCGACCGAATTGCCAACGTACGCTGCGCGATTGCGGACGCTGCGCGACGAACTCATCGAAGGCGTGCTGGCCGCGATACCCGATGCGGTGCTCAACGGCCCGCGCGACGAGCGCAGGCTGCCGGGCAACGCCCACTTCACTTTCCCCGGCTGCGAAGGCGATTCGCTGCTGATGCTGCTGGACGCGGCGGGCATCGAATGCTCGACCGGTTCGGCCTGCAACGCCGGGGTCGCCACGCCGAGCCATGTGCTGATCGCCATGGGCGTTCCGGCCTGGCAGGCGCGCGGGTCACTGCGATTCTCGTTGGGGCACACCACGACCCGCGCCGATACCGATGCGCTGCTTCGGGTGCTGCCCCAGGTTGTCGAACGGGCCATGGCCGCGGGCCTGGCCGGTGCGAAAGGAGGTGTCTGA
- a CDS encoding helix-turn-helix domain-containing protein, producing the protein MSAEPVQVGHSDSAAPLFESDVADVADCGPTALRIAIGGQLRKLREECGITPADAGRHIRGSHAKISRLELGRTGFKERDVADLLTLYGVRDPDQREMVLALVRKANRPGWWHPYSDLLPPWFQTYLGLEGAATLIRTFECHLVPGLLQTREYARAVVALGRRESAEARRRVELRHKRQQILDARGGPMLWAVLDEAVLRRPIGGATVMREQMEHLVRMSDRPNVTIQVIPFLAGGIAAAGTSFTLLRFAEQVLPDIVYLEQVASAMYLDRREDVDVYRELMDILALQAQTRQQSRDMLVAAAARF; encoded by the coding sequence ATGAGCGCGGAGCCGGTCCAGGTCGGGCATTCGGATTCTGCCGCACCCCTTTTCGAATCCGATGTCGCCGATGTGGCGGATTGCGGGCCGACCGCGCTGCGGATCGCGATCGGTGGTCAACTCCGCAAACTGCGCGAGGAATGCGGCATCACGCCCGCGGACGCGGGCAGGCACATTCGCGGGTCGCACGCCAAGATCAGTCGGCTCGAACTCGGGCGGACCGGATTCAAGGAACGAGATGTCGCGGACCTGTTGACCCTCTACGGCGTGCGCGACCCGGATCAGCGCGAGATGGTGCTGGCCCTGGTTCGCAAGGCGAATCGACCGGGATGGTGGCATCCGTACAGCGATCTGTTGCCGCCATGGTTCCAGACCTATCTCGGTCTGGAGGGGGCCGCGACATTGATCAGAACCTTCGAGTGTCACCTCGTTCCCGGCCTGCTGCAGACCAGGGAGTATGCCCGCGCGGTCGTCGCGCTCGGTCGCCGCGAGAGCGCCGAGGCACGGCGGCGGGTGGAGCTGCGTCACAAGCGTCAGCAGATCCTCGATGCGCGCGGCGGGCCGATGCTGTGGGCGGTGCTGGACGAGGCCGTGCTACGCAGGCCGATCGGCGGAGCAACCGTAATGCGCGAGCAAATGGAGCATCTGGTGCGGATGTCGGACCGGCCGAATGTGACCATCCAGGTAATACCGTTCCTCGCCGGTGGTATCGCCGCGGCGGGCACCTCGTTCACGCTGCTCCGATTCGCGGAGCAGGTGCTGCCCGATATCGTCTATCTGGAGCAGGTGGCCAGCGCGATGTATCTGGATCGGCGGGAGGATGTCGATGTTTATCGCGAGCTGATGGACATCCTCGCCTTACAGGCCCAAACCCGACAGCAATCCCGCGACATGCTGGTCGCCGCGGCCGCGCGGTTCTGA